Genomic segment of Apium graveolens cultivar Ventura chromosome 7, ASM990537v1, whole genome shotgun sequence:
aataatcttaaactTGTCATATCTTTTATTATCTTGTGTTTTATTTGTTATGCATTAGTAGAGGCTGAACAGGTCTATGGTCGTTAGCTTGATTGTAGGAGTTTGTTAAGTATCTGTTTAGATCGATCCTATTCTGTAGCCACGATTCATGTGATCGTTTGCTTTATTATCCTTGTAACTTTCATTCTGCATAAATATAGAAAAACGCTTTCACAGGCATATTGCTTTCCCAGCTAAACATACAAACAGGTTATACATATATATTCATTTATATTTGTCAACACAAAGTAGCTCTCACAGACTCATTCCCATCATGTTTCAATTCTCATATTTTGCTCTTCGTATTTTCAAGACTGAAATGCATTTATTTAACATCATGGCAAGCTATTTTTTCCAACATCAAGAAGTAAACACTATTCTAGCCCACTTTGTACGTGATGTTGAATTGGGTTTACTTGAATGGAGTGATATCTATGATTAAACTACTATAAATATCACTTCAAACCACAATATTTTACAAACTATCGCTCCACCAAAATTTTTAAAGCCAAAATGATAATGAGAAATTTTATTACCAGTTATTTCGCAATCATTGTGATGATTATCTTCTTCCAACACCACCTTGTTGCTTCCTTAAGTCCTGACAAGCAAAAAACTGCATTATTCCACTTTAAGCAAAGCTTGAATATCATAACTCCTATAATTTGCTTGTATTCTGATTCTTTCTCTAATGAATATTACATTCCTTCACATCCAAAGACGATGAATTGGAGCATGAGTTCCGATTACTGCATATGGCAAGGAGTCACCTGTGATCACAAGACAGGAGACGTGATCGGACTGGATTTAAGTTGCAGTGGGCTGGAAGGAGCCATTCTTCCTAACAGCACTCTCTTCCAACTCTCTAATCTTCGCTTCCTCAATCTTTCTCAGAACGACTTTTCCCTCTCCAATCAGTTCCCTCAAGAATTCGGTTTCTTTGCAAAAGGTTTGACACATCTCAGCCTCTCTAGTACTTGGTTTTCAGGGAGAGTTCCCTCAGGAATCTCTCATTTGTATGAACTGGTTTCACTTGATCTCAGTGACAACTATTTTGTTCAACTTGAAGATAAAGTTTTTAGATCACTATTACAAAATTTAACTCAACTGAGAGTGCTTAATCTTGTAGGAGTTAACATCTCCTCTGTTTTACCCATGAATTTGTCTTCTTCCCTAGAAGTTCTTAACCTTGGGCACACCGGTTTATATGGAGTTCCAATGATGGTGTTAAACTTGAAGATGAATCGTTCGAATCACTATTACAGAATTTAACTCAACTGAGAGTGCTTAATCTTGAAGATGTTAACATCTCCTCTGTTTTACCTTTGGAATACCGGTTTACACGGAGTATTTCCCAAAGTTAAGTGGGGAAGTAGTGCTACTCTTCAACACCTTTCTCTTTTTGGGATAGACTTCCGTAACGGAGGTATGCCTGATTCAATAGGATATCTAGAGTCATTAGTCAGCTTGGACCTCTCGAATTGTAATTTATCTGGGCCGACACCGAGATCCATAGGAAACCTTGTTCAACTGACTGATTTGAGCCTAGAAAAAAATAATCTCAATGGCCTAATTTTAACACTTTTAGCAAACTCTACAGAAATAAGATATCTATACCTTGATTCCAACAATTTCACAGGTCCTTTACCCTCTACATTTGTTGCCCACTCCCGTAATCTCATTTCTCTTGGTCTGAGTAGTAATGGCTTCACTGGACCCCTTCCATCATTAGAAAATTTAGGTTTGAGCGATAAAGGGTTTAGGGGTCAGTTACATGAATTTGATTCCTCCGAGTCAATTCTGCTATGGTTTTCTTGTAAAAACAATGCACTCCATGGAACCATTCCGCAATCATTTTCTCAACTTGTGGAACTCACAGACCTTGACTTTTCATCAAACAATTTCAGTGGTGTTTTGAACATGAGTATGTTTTCACGCCTTGAATCCCTcgaatatcttgatctttctcaTAACCATTTTCTCTCAGTGAGAAGCACAGGTATGATCGCACTTCCTCCTAAGCTTACCCATTTGTATTTGTCATCTTGCAACATGAAAAAGTTCCCACACTTTTCAAAAGATGCAGAGATCTCATTGGGTTATGTA
This window contains:
- the LOC141671653 gene encoding receptor-like protein 42, with protein sequence MNWSMSSDYCIWQGVTCDHKTGDVIGLDLSCSGLEGAILPNSTLFQLSNLRFLNLSQNDFSLSNQFPQEFGFFAKGLTHLSLSSTWFSGRVPSGISHLYELVSLDLSDNYFVQLEDKVFRSLLQNLTQLRVLNLVGVNISSVLPMNLSSSLEVLNLGHTGLYGVPMMMLTSPLFYLWNTGLHGVFPKVKWGSSATLQHLSLFGIDFRNGGMPDSIGYLESLVSLDLSNCNLSGPTPRSIGNLVQLTDLSLEKNNLNGLILTLLANSTEIRYLYLDSNNFTGPLPSTFVAHSRNLISLGLSSNGFTGPLPSLENLGLSDKGFRGQLHEFDSSESILLWFSCKNNALHGTIPQSFSQLVELTDLDFSSNNFSGVLNMSMFSRLESLEYLDLSHNHFLSVRSTGMIALPPKLTHLYLSSCNMKKFPHFSKDAEISLGYVDLSNNDIEGEIPDWIESVGWYLNISHNKLTGGLKQLPWNTIQYLDLQSNYLNGSLPDLICNSSSLEILNLSHNKLSGVLPSCGTQLTLLSVFDLRMNNIQGSLPSTLSNFRNLKSLNLHGNKLQGGFPSSFSEFDKLETLDLGSNQINDTFPQCLEALPNLQVLVPKSNKFYGTMNKTSEVEQPFPSLRIIDLSYNDFSGPLPVIYFRNFKAMMNGDISQSFSQSSHRPHTTFYCKFDSESLDLSSNQLEGEIPGQLTGLYSLALLNLSYNKLRGHIPEGFQFNTFEIDSYVGNLGLWKTIVQKVRT